In Priestia megaterium NBRC 15308 = ATCC 14581, the following proteins share a genomic window:
- the rpoB gene encoding DNA-directed RNA polymerase subunit beta, whose translation MTGQLVQYGRHRQRRSYARISEVLELPNLIEIQTASYQWFLDEGLREMFQDISPIDDFTGNLSLEFIDYSLGEPKYSVGESKERDVTYAAPLRVKVRLINKETGEVKDQDVFMGDFPLMTETGTFVINGAERVIVSQLVRSPSVYYSGKLDKNGKKGYTATVIPNRGAWLEYETDAKDVVYVRIDRTRKLPVTVLLRALGFGSDQEIIDLIGDNEYIRNTLEKDNTETTEKALLEIYERLRPGEPPTVENAKSLLVSRFFDPKRYDLANVGRYKINKKLHIKHRLFNQKLAETLVDPETGEIIAEKGAMIDRRLLDRLIPMLEGGVNFKTYSPVGGVVEDDVTLQSIKIYAPNDPEGEKIITVSGNAYVTEEVKNITPADILASISYFFNLLHQVGDTDDIDHLGNRRLRSVGELLQNQFRIGLSRMERVVRERMSIQDTNTITPQQLINIRPVIAAIKEFFGSSQLSQFMDQTNPLGELTHKRRLSALGPGGLTRERAGFEVRDVHYSHYGRMCPIETPEGPNIGLINSLSSYAKVNKFGFIETPYRRIDPETGKVTERIDYLTADEEDNYVVAQANARLGDDGSFLDENVVARFRGENTVIRRDRLDYMDVSPKQVVSAATACIPFLENDDSNRALMGANMQRQAVPLLNPEAPIVGTGMEYVSGKDSGAAVICKYPGVVERVEAKQIFVRRYEEVDGQKVKGNLDQYKLLKFVRSNQGTCYNQRPIVSVGDEVVKGEILADGPSMEKGELALGRNVMVGFMTWDGYNYEDAIIMSERLVKDDVYTSVHIEEYESESRDTKLGPEEITRDIPNVGEDALRNLDERGIIRIGAEVKDGDLLVGKVTPKGVTELTAEERLLHAIFGEKAREVRDTSLRVPHGGGGIILDVKVFNREDGDELPPGVNQLVRVYIVQKRKISEGDKMAGRHGNKGVISRILPEEDMPYLPDGTPIDIMLNPLGVPSRMNIGQVLELHLGMAARKLGIHVASPVFDGAREEDVWATIEEAGMSRDAKTVLYDGRTGEPFDNRVSVGIMYMIKLAHMVDDKLHARSTGPYSLVTQQPLGGKAQFGGQRFGEMEVWALEAYGAAYTLQEILTVKSDDVVGRVKTYEAIVKGENIPEPGIPESFKVLIKELQSLGMDVKMLSADEQEIDIMDSEEDHEQPTESIIADNEESLSEGQKDPVTKE comes from the coding sequence TTGACAGGTCAACTAGTTCAGTATGGACGCCACCGCCAACGCAGAAGTTATGCTCGTATTAGTGAAGTTTTAGAGTTACCGAACTTAATCGAGATTCAAACGGCTTCATACCAATGGTTTTTAGATGAAGGTTTACGAGAAATGTTCCAAGATATTTCTCCGATTGATGATTTTACAGGTAACTTATCACTAGAATTTATTGATTACAGCTTAGGTGAGCCAAAGTATTCAGTAGGAGAGTCCAAAGAACGTGATGTAACTTATGCAGCACCTCTTCGTGTTAAGGTGCGGTTAATTAATAAAGAAACAGGTGAAGTAAAAGACCAAGATGTGTTCATGGGAGATTTCCCATTGATGACCGAAACAGGTACCTTTGTGATTAATGGTGCTGAGCGTGTTATCGTATCACAGTTGGTTCGTTCACCAAGTGTTTACTATAGTGGAAAGCTTGATAAAAACGGTAAAAAAGGATATACAGCAACTGTTATCCCTAACCGTGGTGCATGGCTAGAATATGAAACTGATGCAAAAGATGTAGTATACGTGCGTATTGATCGTACTCGTAAACTGCCAGTAACAGTGCTGTTACGCGCGCTAGGTTTCGGTTCTGACCAAGAGATTATCGATTTAATCGGTGATAATGAATACATCCGTAATACGCTTGAAAAAGATAATACGGAAACAACGGAAAAAGCGCTATTAGAAATCTATGAGCGTTTACGTCCGGGTGAACCACCGACAGTTGAGAATGCGAAGTCTCTATTAGTATCTCGCTTCTTTGATCCAAAACGATATGACTTAGCGAACGTAGGTCGCTATAAAATTAATAAAAAGCTTCATATCAAACATCGCTTATTTAATCAAAAGCTAGCTGAAACATTAGTTGATCCTGAAACAGGTGAAATTATTGCAGAAAAAGGCGCAATGATTGACCGCCGTCTGCTAGATCGCTTGATTCCGATGCTTGAAGGTGGAGTAAACTTCAAAACTTATAGTCCGGTTGGTGGAGTAGTAGAAGACGATGTTACATTACAATCTATTAAGATTTATGCGCCAAATGATCCAGAAGGTGAAAAAATCATCACTGTATCAGGTAACGCATATGTAACAGAAGAAGTTAAAAATATCACACCTGCTGATATTTTAGCATCAATCAGTTACTTCTTTAACTTGCTTCATCAAGTAGGAGACACAGATGATATCGACCACTTAGGTAACCGTCGTCTGCGTTCTGTAGGTGAATTGTTACAAAACCAATTCCGTATCGGTTTATCTCGTATGGAACGTGTTGTTCGTGAAAGAATGTCAATTCAAGACACGAATACAATCACACCTCAACAATTAATTAATATTCGCCCAGTTATTGCGGCGATTAAAGAGTTCTTTGGAAGTTCTCAATTATCACAGTTCATGGATCAAACGAATCCATTAGGCGAATTGACGCACAAACGTCGTCTTTCAGCTCTAGGACCTGGTGGTTTAACGCGTGAGCGCGCTGGTTTTGAAGTGCGTGACGTTCACTACTCCCACTATGGCCGTATGTGTCCGATTGAAACGCCAGAGGGTCCGAATATCGGGTTAATTAACTCACTATCTTCTTATGCAAAAGTAAACAAATTCGGTTTCATCGAAACACCTTACCGTCGTATCGATCCTGAAACAGGTAAAGTGACAGAGCGAATTGACTACTTAACAGCTGATGAAGAAGATAACTATGTTGTAGCCCAAGCGAACGCTCGTCTAGGTGATGATGGTTCATTCTTAGATGAAAATGTCGTTGCACGTTTCCGTGGAGAAAACACGGTTATCCGTCGCGATCGTTTAGATTATATGGATGTATCACCAAAACAAGTTGTATCTGCCGCTACAGCATGTATCCCATTCTTAGAGAACGATGACTCTAACCGTGCATTAATGGGTGCGAACATGCAACGTCAAGCAGTACCTTTATTAAATCCTGAAGCACCAATCGTAGGTACAGGTATGGAATACGTATCTGGTAAAGACTCTGGTGCAGCCGTGATTTGTAAATATCCTGGCGTTGTAGAGCGCGTAGAAGCAAAACAAATTTTTGTTCGCCGCTATGAAGAAGTAGACGGACAAAAAGTTAAAGGTAACTTAGATCAATACAAATTATTAAAATTTGTTCGTTCTAACCAAGGTACTTGTTACAACCAGCGTCCAATTGTTTCAGTTGGCGACGAAGTAGTAAAAGGTGAGATCTTAGCCGACGGTCCTTCAATGGAAAAAGGTGAGCTTGCTTTAGGACGAAACGTAATGGTTGGTTTCATGACATGGGATGGTTACAACTATGAGGATGCCATCATCATGAGTGAACGCCTTGTGAAAGATGATGTATATACGTCTGTTCATATTGAAGAATATGAATCTGAGTCTCGTGATACGAAGCTTGGACCTGAAGAAATTACGCGTGACATTCCAAACGTAGGTGAAGATGCGCTTCGCAACTTAGATGAGCGTGGAATCATCCGCATTGGTGCAGAAGTAAAAGACGGAGATCTTTTAGTTGGTAAAGTAACGCCAAAAGGTGTAACAGAACTAACAGCTGAAGAACGTCTTCTACACGCTATTTTCGGTGAAAAAGCGCGTGAAGTTCGTGATACTTCTCTTCGTGTACCGCACGGCGGCGGTGGAATCATTCTTGATGTTAAAGTCTTCAACCGTGAAGATGGCGACGAATTACCACCAGGTGTAAACCAATTAGTCCGTGTATATATTGTTCAGAAGCGTAAAATTTCTGAAGGTGACAAAATGGCCGGTCGTCACGGTAACAAAGGTGTAATTTCACGTATTTTACCTGAAGAAGATATGCCTTATCTACCAGACGGTACGCCAATTGACATCATGTTAAACCCATTAGGGGTACCATCTCGTATGAACATCGGTCAGGTGCTAGAGCTTCATTTAGGTATGGCTGCTCGTAAGCTTGGCATTCACGTTGCGTCTCCAGTATTTGATGGTGCGCGTGAGGAAGATGTGTGGGCAACAATCGAAGAAGCTGGCATGTCTCGTGATGCTAAAACAGTTCTATATGATGGTCGAACAGGTGAACCATTCGATAACCGTGTATCAGTAGGAATCATGTACATGATCAAACTTGCTCACATGGTAGACGATAAACTTCACGCTCGTTCTACTGGACCATACTCACTTGTTACACAACAACCACTTGGTGGTAAAGCGCAGTTCGGTGGACAGCGTTTTGGTGAGATGGAGGTATGGGCACTTGAAGCATACGGTGCTGCTTACACATTACAAGAGATCTTAACAGTGAAATCAGATGACGTAGTAGGTCGTGTGAAAACATACGAAGCAATTGTTAAAGGTGAAAACATTCCAGAACCTGGCATACCTGAATCGTTCAAAGTATTAATTAAAGAACTACAAAGTTTAGGTATGGATGTGAAGATGCTTTCTGCTGACGAGCAAGAAATTGATATCATGGACTCAGAAGAGGACCATGAGCAACCAACAGAATCAATTATTGCTGATAACGAAGAAAGCCTTTCTGAAGGACAAAAAGATCCTGTCACAAAAGAGTAA